One segment of Triticum aestivum cultivar Chinese Spring chromosome 2A, IWGSC CS RefSeq v2.1, whole genome shotgun sequence DNA contains the following:
- the LOC123185189 gene encoding AAA-ATPase At3g50940 produces the protein MELPSAASSPSAYKLVDTCKKAAATAASVTAYAVLARGMARELLPPDLCAVVSWAASLVRGHLQPPPAQRRTVVVKRLDGCAISCANLNSFYDDVNDYLATRIDPQSMRRLCLSGAGARKVMSMDTGDSMTDVFEGVRFTWTSVSGEGRKGPDSLELTFDAEHTDMALGTYVPSITAAVEQARRRDCKLKIFMNEGSSWRGISHNHPATFDTLAMDPPTKQALIADLDRFLKRKEYYRRIGKAWKRGYLLYGPPGTGKSSLVAAVANYLRFNLYDLDLSEVRYNAELQKLLIGMPNRSILVIEDIDCCFSATSREGGKERKTLARADYGHGDDDSDDCSNKSITLSGLLNFIDGLWSTSGKERVIIFTTNYKDRLDPALLRPGRMDMHVYMGYCGWEAFRTLARNYFLVDDHPLFPEIQELLAEVEVTPAEVSEMLLRNEDADIALLGLVEFLTAKKQGGKDSVKA, from the exons ATGGAGCTCCCGTCCGCGGCTTCCTCGCCCTCCGCCTACAAGCTGGTGGACACGTGCAAGAAGGCGGCGGCCACGGCGGCGTCCGTGACCGCCTACGCCGTGCTGGCGCGCGgcatggcgcgggagctcctgccgCCCGACCTCTGCGCCGTCGTCAGCTGGGCCGCCTCGCTCGTGCGCGGCCACCTCCAGCCCCCGCCCGCCCAGCGTCGCACCGTCGTCGTCAAGCGCCTGGACGGCTGCGCCATCAGCTGCGCCAACTTGAACTCCTTCTACGACGACGTCAACGACTACCTCGCCACCAGGATCGACCCGCAGTCCATGCGCCGGCTCTGCCTCAGCGGCGCCGGCGCCAGGAAGGTCATGTCCATGGACACCGGCGACTCCATGACCGACGTCTTCGAGGGCGTCCGGTTCACGTGGACGTCCGTCTCGGGGGAAGGCCGCAAAGGCCCGGACTCGCTGGAGCTCACCTTCGACGCGGAGCACACGGACATGGCGCTGGGCACGTACGTGCCCTCCATCACGGCCGCGGTGGAGCAGGCGCGGCGTCGGGACTGCAAGCTCAAGATCTTCATGAACGAGGGCTCGTCGTGGCGCGGGATCAGCCACAACCACCCGGCCACGTTCGACACGCTCGCCATGGACCCGCCCACCAAGCAGGCCCTCATCGCCGACCTCGACAGGTTCTTGAAGCGCAAGGAGTACTACCGGCGGATCGGCAAGGCATGGAAGCGCGGCTACCTTCTCTACGGCCCGCCCGGCACCGGCAAGTCCAGCCTGGTGGCCGCCGTGGCTAACTACCTCCGCTTCAACCTCTACGACCTCGACCTCTCCGAGGTGCGCTACAACGCCGAGCTGCAGAAGCTGCTCATCGGCATGCCCAACAGGTCCATCCTTGTCATCGAGGACATCGACTGCTGCTTCAGCGCCACGTCCAGGGAAGGTGGCAAGGAGCGCAAGACGCTGGCGCGGGCCGACTATGGCCATGGCGACGATGACTCTGACGACTGCTCGAACAAG AGTATCACACTGTCGGGGCTGCTCAACTTCATCGACGGGCTGTGGTCGACGAGCGGCAAGGAGCGcgtcatcatcttcaccaccaacTACAAGGATCGCCTCGACCCGGCGCTGCTGCGTCCTGGGCGCATGGACATGCACGTCTACATGGGCTACTGTGGCTGGGAGGCGTTCAGGACGCTAGCCCGGAACTACTTCCTCGTCGACGACCACCCTCTGTTCCCGGAGATACAGGAGCTGCTTGCCGAGGTGGAGGTGACGCCAGCCGAGGTGTCCGAGATGCTGCTGCGGAACGAGGACGCCGACATTGCGCTCCTCGGGCTGGTTGAGTTTCTCACAGCCAAGAAGCAGGGAGGAAAAGATTCAGTCAAGGCATGA